In a genomic window of Helianthus annuus cultivar XRQ/B chromosome 10, HanXRQr2.0-SUNRISE, whole genome shotgun sequence:
- the LOC110881981 gene encoding uncharacterized protein LOC110881981: protein METREGADVVIPREVVKKVQERFDNVLYGYFLGNRLPFPVVEYYAKNVWSKFGFEKIMMNSNGFFFFKFDSQDGMQKVLEGGPWLIRKIPLFLNVWTPSATLKKDGIKAVPVWVKLHNVPIAVYTDDGLSLLASKIGVPKRLDSFTADMCADNWGRSSFARAMVEINADNELKEHILIAIPKLDEEGYIMEQVDEEYEWKQQRCSLCCIFGHNDHNCAKNTNAKLKQVVVDEEGFVTDKRRLAKMGKKQKPKVIYKPKIKSQQPSTSGTKNDTGSYTTSGNVHVKNNFDVLAKTDEEKVGEIKNPKANPNEDKGKSSRLDDEVEEVIPTEMSNFMRNANHDTQAEGASTPGHIGLNG, encoded by the coding sequence ATGGAGACCCGAGAAGGTGCTGATGTTGTTATACCTAGGGAAGTTGTTAAAAAGGTCCAGGAGAGATTTGATAATGTCTTGTACGGCTACTTCTTAGGTAATCGGCTACCTTTTCCGGTGGTAGAGTACTATGCAAAAAATGTATGGTCGAAGTTTGGATTTGAGAAGATTATGATGAACTCCAAcggtttctttttctttaagtttgattCTCAGGATGGTATGCAGAAGGTGCTGGAAGGTGGCCCCTGGTTAATCAGAAAAATTCCATTGTTTCTAAATGTTTGGACGCCATCGGCTACTCTAAAAAAGGATGGTATTAAAGCAGTCCCTGTGTGGGTGAAACTCCATAATGTTCCTATCGCGGTGTATACGGATGATGGATTGAGCTTATTGGCATCTAAGATTGGTGTGCCAAAACGTCTGGATAGCTTCACGGCTGACATGTGTGCTGACAATTGGGGCCGTAGCAGTTTTGCTAGAGCTATGGTAGAGATTAACGCCGATAATGAGCTCAAGGAACATATTTTGATTGCTATCCCGAAACTAGACGAGGAGGGCTACATTATGGAACAAGTTGATGAGGAGTACGAATGGAAGCAACAACGGTGTTCGTTATGCTGTATTTTTGGTCACAATGACCATAATTGTGCAAAGAATACCAATGCAAAGCTTAAGCAGGTAGTGGTGGATGAGGAGGGCTTTGTTACGGATAAAAGGAGACTAGCTAAGATGGGTAAGAAACAAAAACCAAAagttatttacaaaccaaagaTTAAAAGTCAGCAGCCAAGTACGTCGGGAACGAAGAATGACACGGGATCTTATACTACATCAGGTAATGTGCATGTTAAGAATAACTTTGATGTGCTGGCCAAAACGGATGAAGAGAAGGTGGGAGAAATCAAGAATCCTAAGGCTAATCCGAATGAAGATAAGGGAAAATCAAGTCGGCTGGATGACGAAGTGGAAGAAGTAATTCCAACGGAGATGTCAAACTTTATGAGGAATGCGAATCATGATACACAagctgagggggcaagcactcccggtcacATCGGTTTGAATGGATAG